CTGCAGGAGATTGTTTTGATCAAAGGTAAGTTTTGTAAATCAGTATGGTGTAATTGTATCTTCTGGCCACAAGGTGGTGCACAGATACCagcaaatatttttatttctgatATAATATGAGAAGTACCTTGCCATTGAACTAATTTCTTTAAAGGCCAAAAGCTTGGGGCAGGTGTATAATGCAATGTATGTCAAGTTACAGCAAACCTACGGATTTTTTATGGCTTAAGATCTGCATTTAGCTTTTGTCTATTGAGCACTAACACAGCAgacattacctgctagataactgACTGTAGCACAGTTGTAGCAATGATGTAATTTCTCTGTCATATTGGTTTAATTCTCTGCCTGTGAAAGTAATGTGTAATAGACTCTTAGATCATTTCTGTAACCTGAATGTTGAAAACATGAGAGAGTCACAATGTCCGTAGTCATTTCTGTATTTTTCTCCAGGTACCAGCATAAAGAAGCTAGCCTTTATTGACTCTCCTCTTCCAAAGAAAGAAATGACAACGCGGGAGAAGAATCACATTTTTCACAAGGAAACCTTTAACTTTCTAATGAATAAAATTTCCTTTATGCCTGTCTCTGGCTTGATGCTAGACAAACAAGCTGAAGAGAATGTGGCCCCCTGGAAGGTAAGTGTGCATGTGCATGGATTTTACTGGGCAGTGTCAGGTAGGGTACGGTGAGAaaagttaaatataaataataccaCCATGTCATCAtgtctctttttttaataagtaggTAGCAAACTGCAAATGATCTCCCAGAGTAATCTATTCAACTGGTAAGGTCTTGCAGTCTGCACACTCACTCTGTTATTAAAATTGACCTCCTGTTTGGCTATTATAATAGGCTGTTGGTGTCCCCTACACCATTCGGGCTGAACCATATacttaattatatcattttaaagacTAGTCTCTTTGCACTGATTTATCAAAATCAGTAATAAATCCAAGTTCCATGCTAATTGCAAAATATCCTACCAGTCATGCACTTCGATAGCAAACTTATAATTTCACTTTATAAAAGGATATCTGCTTCTGCCTGGTTGAAAAAATccctgtttgcaagccttgcttctAGGAGGTCctacacttccttggtcatttcacctgcagAGTGAAATTTGTCTTCACCCTTCAAAGTGCTTTCTTTCCGGTCATTAACCTGTTGATTCCGCTATTGCAAACAATACCTTCAATTTATTGTaagcatttatttataaaaaaaaaagtaatttgataTTTTCCAGGAAAGTGGCCCAAGAGCAACTATATCCTTTGATAATGTGGATGTTGACTTTGAGACTGACTTCACAGATCTGGAGACTTTTggaacaacatcatcatcattgttATGTAAGAAGCCAAAATCTCAAAGCAGTCAAATCAAAGCAGCTTTATCTACGGAATTCAAAAGACTCAAGTCTTTACCTTCTCAACCTGGTAGCACATCTAAAGTGACTTCAAATGATGCCATTTCAGAAGACCACAAGGTAACAGGCAAGGTCTTCAACCAAAAGAAGTTAACCTCTGGAGATGTCTCCGGGTCTGATTCAGAAGACGTTTCACAATTGGAAGATTCTTCAATGAATGAAGTGGAAGAAGAGAATGCAATTAAGACTTCCAGTGATGAAAATGTAAGTGACACTGGCCCAGAAATGGTGTCTACATGCTCAGGATTAATGTCTGCAAGGGAAGAAAATCAAGAAGCTGAGGGAAGCCTTTCTTCCATTGATTCCGATGAAGAACGATTGATAATTGATGATGGCTGTAGTTcagtaaaaaatgacaaaaactcTTCTAAATCCCCCTCCAAGATGGAGACATCAGTTTCAGATCCAATACCAGATACACCCAGGTCTCCTTCCCCTGAACCAAATCATCAGAGCAGTCAGGAGATTACCTCCCCAAACACAAGGGGGGGGAAAAGAAGAGCCAAAAGACATATGgttaaaaagttaaatacatgtgACCAGCTTGGGGAGATCCTTGAAATGCAGCGCAAACTGTTGAAGCCACGCACCAAAACATCACAGCAACAAGCCTCCGCAAAAGCCACACCTGGTAATCTATCAGCAACGGCCCGTCAGTGCCATCCCGAGCCCATTGTGAAGCCCTTCAGTCAAGGGGGTGCAGCAGACCCACCTGCCGGAAGCTTTCAGCCTGTATGGCAACAGAAAGGTAGGTGCCATTCATTTAAATTGTTAAGTTTCAAGGTTAGGCATGGTGGCTTGGTACAAAATGGGGTATGGAGTCAAAATCGAGGgtttttaacaaattaacataCAAACTGTTTTACCAATAACTTTCATTGAAGTCCTTGAGTTTAAGTAAAAGCTACCTATATTGGTAATGTCAGTCAGCTTGGCTCCCTGCTGCTAAAATGACCTTCAGGCACTGTAAACAGGAAAAGGTAGACTGTCAAAAAGTTCATTCTTGCAAAGCATAGCACACAGAATGCAGGAAAGAAATACAACTTCTgagtaaaatgaaatgaaatagaTTAAGAGGTAATCTGATTCTTAGGTGGCCGTTGCATTCTTTttttcctccttctttctttGTATTTTGTAAATTAGACCTGATGAGGCTTTCTCTTTGCTTATTTTGCCACCTCTGACGTTCACTCTCTCAAAagttgttttatgatttaatagTGTTGCTTCCTGACGACCTTCTGCTCAGTGAAGATAAAGAAGGAGATTATGAAACCCCCCATGAAGGGAACCTTGTGTACAAACTCTTCAGCCTTGCAGATGTGCTGCTGATGGTCCGGAGCAGTGTGCATAAAGCACTGAACAGATACAGAAGGAACTCAGCTAGaaaggtgtgtgtttgtttttgccagaAAGCTGTCAAAATAAGCTTAGGTAAACTAGCACATGCCATTTACTCTCCTTAATTCTACTCCATGTCTACAGTATGTGTTGtaataacaaaacatttctgTGGTTTTAATAAAGGGCTGGAATGTCAGTGAGCAATTGTAATgcataaatacaaaatcaaattgGAGATACATTTAATAACTGGGAGTTATTCAAAGATTGATAACTTACATTGAGTAAATCTGCTAATAAAGCCCTGgaactaaaaaagaaaatcacattttGGACATCATTACTTAAACAACACCACTTAATTGAGCAAAACAACATgtattgaaatacaaaataaggAGACGTATtcttttgaaaactgtaaaagtGAGTACATTCACTCATAATTCACTCACCAGGTATTGAAAGTAACCCCCTTATTGAATAGTTTGACATGCCCAGAAATATTTATTTCTCAAACCAGTTACATAGTGTTTTACCAGGTAACCACACCACACACTACAACTATTAGATATGATTAATTAACCATTGTTGCCAGTGCAGTGGTCTTGTTAAGGTGAACTCATTCCTTTTGATCAGTTTTCATAACGTGTTAACGTCAGTATGTATTAGATATACCCATTCCTTACAGTAAACTGAATATATTGCTTGCAGTTCTTAACATTCATCATGGAATTAAAGTTGATGGATACAAGTTGGTTTCCAGAAAGATAAATACTAGTAGCTAAAGTAGCAACTACTCAGAACAATGTGGCCGGGGTGGGGTTATATTAATCCCAGTACAGATAGTTTTCAAATTGCTTTCTTTTCAGTTTATCCCAGTTTGTGTATTACCCAAGGTGGAATATCAGGTCTGCTATGGAGTGGAAGCTCTCACTAAAAGTGAGATCTGCCACATGTGGACTCAAAGACTTTTACATTCAAACACCGTATTCTTTGTAGGTACGTCATTTTCTTTATggttaattccttttttttcttctacccaAGTTGCACTGCACACTCTTCGTAGCACTGATTGGTGTTACAGGGTAGTTTAAAGGCTTGGCAAGCAGAACTGCTTTATAATATTTGACGAAGCAGCTTCTGCCTATCTGTGCCTCCATCTGTTTCCTTATTTCCGTTCTCCTTGTATGGTGTGGGTGTCTCCTATTATGGGGCCCTCCCATCAACCAGACAGACAGGCAATAAAGTGTACAACCCCCAAGCAGTCGGAAGATCTGAAATCTTACCACATCTTGTCCTGAATATGCCTCAGTCTTTGATACATACCAAAAGGTCAGAATTTTCAACAAGCATGAACTTTCTCCTGGAATGTTCGTTTACTTTAGGAAACAAGAGAGTTGTGTAATTGGCAATTAAGTAAAGCATTTAAATTTGTACAGAAACATTCACCATTACGTTTTCTTCAGATGACTCATCTACTAGGTCCTGTGAAACGTTTTTAGCTTGTTTTAGATGTTGCAATGACTACCATTAGTTTGAACAATGCTGCATGAAATTAGCCCTTTCAAGATGTTGGAAAAAATCGGTGTTGCTGACTGGCTGGCACTTGTGAACATGGAGACAATAAGTACAGTTTGAGTTGTTTAATGTTTGTTACACGGTTGTATTCTTTGATTTGATCTCAATCCATATAAATGATATTGCGTCATGATCTCACATGTATCACATATTTCTACTGATaggaatgaaaaacaaattgtgaGATTCTGCCTGTGTCAGTTTGGCAGAGTTCCTTGATGTGTTAGGAATCTCTTATTCTAGTAATTTTATTGCTTAATGTGCGAAATGCATTCAAAGCTTAAAAAAGGTTGAGGTGGGACAACTTCTGGCCGACTCGCCTGCCATTTGTTTTAAATGCTAAAATATCATCCATATGCTTATCTGTTTCCAGTTTTTACAGGTTTGTACTAAGAGTggaatattttgtatgtttcaatagCTTGGTGAATTCTGTCTGTATGGCAGCTTTCAGCAAAGTGTACGTGTTGATTTCCCATGGAATGACATTGGTTACAAAAAGCATTCAGTAATACAACGTTCACATGGGAAATGaattattttctccaaagacagtTCCAACGGTGGGATAATGAAATACCTGCACTGCCAATGCCTCAGCTGATTAATGGTCATgtgaataacaaaaatgtaaaacaaaatttgTAACAATAGCCCAGTACAATGAAAGAATGACCAGTAAATACTGAGAATGTTACATGGTGGTGTTCTACTAAGCATTGGagtacagaattattattattattattatttatttcttagcagacacccttatccagggcgacttacaattgttacaagatatcacattatacattatttcacattatacagatatcacattatttatttatttttacatacaattacatacaattacccatttatacagttgggtttttactggagcaatctaggtaaagtaccttgctcaagggtacaacagcagtgtcccccactggggattgaacccacaaccctctggtcaagagtccagagccctaaccactactccacactgctgcctccacAATCCTTGGTTTGTTAAGGCTTGTCCCTTTAAAAGCAGATATTTAACTTGTGTCTGTTAGTCAAAAGGTCAAATGTTTAGTCTTTTGAGAAAATGCTAGAAGCAAAAAGAAAGATAAGATTGTTTCTCAATGTTGGACTTTATCTTCATGGGAGGAGGTCACCATTTAAAATCTTCTTTTTTTAGAAAACGTGGAGCTTGGATTGTTTAAGTAGAAACCAACACACCTGTGCAACCAGCTTTGTCATCTGCAACATAAATAAAGCTTTGGGTTTCTAGAACCCCTTTCCACGACACATTCTCCAAAACTGAAATGTTTGGGCACATAGCAGCGGCATACCAatacatatacagtgtgtgtctAGAGATAAATGATAGAATAAAAGCTATTCATGTTTAATCAGCGAGAGCCTGAGGGTGTGGCGCTGCAGAATGCCAACATTGACAGAATACTCAGAATGTGTTTAACACATTTAAGCCTGTTATAACAACAGATCTAACTGTATTTTCTCATGGAAGTCTACCACACAGCCTGACTAGTGACACTGCACACATATAGGCACAATTTACATGACCAGATTGCCTTACCTTGTCCTCATTAGCAGGCTTATAGGTCAGATTTGTGGGCAACTTTCTCCCAATTgcggtttaatttgttgtttctCAGAAGTTAAAATGACTACACATCTGTCCAATACTACTATTAAAAAGAAGCCTGGATGGCTGTACTATGTACTACCAAGATCTGTAATATTAAGATCTGCcccagtttattattaaaattgtCACATCTAACCGATAATCTAACCGGTAATTTTCTTTTATGCAAATAGTAGTCAGTTCTTTAGGCTGTGGCATTTCCTTTTCAATAATGGAGTAGTTGAGTATCGCATTGAAGTTGCATTGCAAGCAATGTACACGCCCCAGGACAGAAGACTGTGCAAGGCTGAAAGACATGGAATAATGCAGGGTATACAAGGCTTTGATCTTTGTTAGTTAATTTTTTATTGAAGTCacgtttgctgtttttttttttttttttcatttaggtcACATTGATGCTTTTACATCAAAGCTATTTATGCTGGAAGAGTTTACACCAGACCGAATAGCTGATAAATTTGTTGACTTCAAGTGAGTATACTGGGCCCTGTTTCCACTAGGCTGTAACAGTTAgtcattgtttatttaatttattaaggttaaaaaaacaatgcCATAATCATACTTTCTATAATTACACTAGTCTCATTTTTACTCATTCAGGCTTTTGTGCTTGGGAGCACAATGCATTTAGCCTGGGGAGTGTTGATCTCACCTGTTTTGAATTGTAACCATTTTAGTTTTTACTAAAGTCCACACAATGGCTCTGTCATTAGCACACAGAAAAATCTGTAATACATACTTTTTTAAGGGTAGATTTTGAAAGTTAGACACATTCTGGATTTAAagtgcatttaataataataataataataataataataataataataatccctttgCATTTTTAGCATTTAGAATAATGCTGCAACCACATAAGGAACAGCTTAGAGTGTTGGTTTATACAAGATTGCATATGGTTTCATTAACCTCTTGTCGTGTTTCATGGCTAAACTGTGCTATTTTTATGTTTGTGTCTTCACAGACCAGTAAATTCCCTTAATATACTTCACCACCTGTTACAAAAGGTCATTGGGTAAGTTAATATATCCTAAACAAAAGCGTTTGAACTTCACACACATCTTTTGTTGTCTCTTTTTCTGGTTTAACAGTTTTATCATCAAGTTGCATGTTCGTTCATGTCTAGATCTAGTTACAATGGCAGAATATCCTTGATTCctccaaataattgtttttaatgcTCAGTAGTATTGCATGACAGAAAAGGGCAAGTTTTACCTTGCTCCTGGATTCTACATGTTGTTTTCTACTTGTTTTTGAAAAGACACTCTAGTTATCACTGTTGAGACTGCACCTCATGGAACATCAATTAGGTGTGCAATCCTTAGAGAAGACTGATTTGTCTACTGTCTTGCCCATCATTACTGAAACACGCAATAGAGTTTCATAAATAACAGAATACTGTGCATGTCAGTGATACCATGTATAACAATTGAATAGGAGGGGCAGACCATTGCAACATGTCATACAAtaagtgtttcctttttttttgtttttggttagattttttttacattcttaGACCCTTTATCGAATACTTGGAAAACAGGTTGGGACATATAAttctaaatgatatatatatatatatatatatatatatatatatatatatacacagacgtgctcaaatttgttggtacccttacagcgcattgaaataatgcttcattcctcctgaaaagtgatgaaattaaaagctattttatcatgtatacttgcatgcctttggtatgtcatagaataaagcaaagaagctgtgaaaagagatgaattattgcttattctataaagatattctaaaatggcctggacacatttgttggtaccccttagaaaagataataaataattggattatagtgatatttcaaactaattagtttctttaattagtatcacacatgtctccaatcttgtaatcagtcattcagcctatttaaatggagaaaagtagtcactgtgctgtttggtatcattgtgtgcactgaacatggaccagagaaagcaaaggagagagttgtctgaggagatcagaaagaaaataatagacaagcatggtaaaggtaaaggctacaagaccatctctaagcagcttgatgttcctgtgacaacagttgcaaatattattaagaagtttaaggtccatggaactgtagccaacctccctgggcgcggccacaagaggaaaatcgaccccagattgaacagaaggatagtgcgaatggtagaaaaagaaccaaggataactgccaaagagaaacaagctgaactccaaggtgaaggtacgtcagtttctgatcgcaccatccgtcgctttttgagcgaaagtgggctccatggaagaagggggaggactccacttttgacagaaaaacataaaaaagccagactggaatttgctaaaatgcatattgacaagccacaatccttctggaagaatgtcctttggacagatgagtcaaaactggagctttttggcaagtcacatcagctctattttcacagacgaaaaaatgaagctttcaaagaaaagaacaccatacctacagtgaaacatggaggaggctcggttatgttttggggctgctttgctgcgcctggcacagggtgccttgaatctgtgcagggcacaatgaaatctcaagactatcaaggcattctggagcaaaacgtactgcccagtgtcagaaagctctgtctcagtcacaggtcatgggtcctccaacaggataatgacccaaaacacacagctaaaagcacccaagaatggataagaacaaaacattcgactattctgaagtggccttctatgagtcctgatatgaatcctatcgaacatctatggaaagagctgaaacttgcagtctggagaaggcacccatcaaacctgagacagctggagcagtttgctcaggaagagtgggccaaactacctgttaacaggtgcagaagtctcattgagagctacagaaaacgtttgattgcagtgattgcctctaaaggttgtgcaacagaatattaggttaggggtcccatcatttttgtccatgccattttcatttgttttattatttacaatattatgttgaataaaaaatcaaaagcaaagtctgatttctattaaatatggaataaacaatggtggatgccaattatttttgtcagtttcaagttatttcagagaaaattgtgcattcttcgttttttgtggaggggtaccaacaaatttgagcacgtctgtatatatatatatatatatatatatatatatatatatatatatatattaataaaagtcATTCACTACCGGTAGTTTTGAGATTAAACATTGCAACTGTTTCAAGATCGCCATATAGCCATATATGATAAAATAAgctgtgtaatttatttattttggggtgTTGATGATTCACGTGTTTGCAGTTTACAGGAAGGAAAGTACCTGCTGAGCCACAAAGCTGGAGATCCTTTGGTTACCATCTTTAAAGATTGTGACGGGAAAACTGCCACTCGAACAACCTACAACCTGCATAGAGCTCACAGCAGCTTGCCTCAAGCACCGTCGCCTCTCTCGGTCCCATGGGTACCCCTGGATCCTACCCTGACGCTGCCTTATCACCTGAAACACGGGATAGTCCCATGCACCTTCCCTCCCAGAGCCACAGCCAACATGCAAGGACAAGAGGTGGGGGATGTTTTGTTATGTGTGTGGTAAAAATATATCTATAATATCTATTTTTGTGTGTATGCGACAGAAAAAGATCCATATTATAATGCATGGTCTAATGCAGTTTTTAAGGCAAAAATCCTTCAACAGAAGTATTATATTTCTAGGCACTGgtacacaaaaaataattataaccCCTTGTAACGGGGGTTTGTTACAtatgtgggtcatcactgaacaatactgaggcagaaacagagcattgggtgttgacccGCCGCACAGCCGCGCAGATTTAATCAACACAAGTgttgacactagggtaccaacctcccctaaactaacctactgctgtagCTCATTGAGTGCCGCCATCCTCACGGCGACTGCGGCCTCTTCAAAGgtctcggctgggcaatgccttcacgagcaccatcttggagtggaagggttagTGTAGTAGTTCTCACcatggagcggacgctctcctcttCGATGTAAACAAATGCAAGCTTTCGCTCAACGCCCGTCTGTGTAGCAGTGGTCATGCAGCAGCCTTGAACTGTGGCGCATATGCTTTTTGACCTCTGCTCAgcctccccaggcacgccccccagccaatccggaccttcTGATCAGCTCCGCGCCGGGTGaacctaactgctcaattggttgtcCAGCAATGCATCTCCTGTTctgcgtcccagctgcacacatttgtgCAGGAACCAGCTACACCCCTTTTAACTACATCTCCTTcataaataacacattataatGCTTTGCCCTAAAAATATGTTTGCGATTAGAATACATTACAGTGGCTTTAGAAATTGGGTTAAATGATTAAAGTGGAACCAAGTCTTGGAAACAGTTTTTTAAAACCCAACAGCTGACAATCTTCAAATCCAAACTACATTCATATAAATAGTCTACAAGGCAGAAAGAGCTAAAGTCAACTTCCAGCCATTCAGTAAAAAGATCTGATTTGATGTTGCACACTTCAGTGTCAATTTAGCAAGGTGTGGCATTTAAGTCATGAAACATGATAAAGTCATTGCTTGAAATGTGCATACTGAGACTATGATGAAATGTTTCACGAATAGACCTATTGTGTCTGTCTTACAACCAAAAAGTGGTAAATCACAACAAAAGAAGATCTTTAACTGCTATTTGAGACTTAAAATAAGGTGGGGGATGCTGGAATTGAAAAATTATTTGGCCAAATTACAAACCATAATCACTCAAATGCATAATTAAAAATAGACATTTTCTGAATGTGGCTGTGTGTAGAGATCCAGTGAACTTTGGAGAATGTGTCAACATCCAGAATGCATGGAATGCAAGGCTAGATGATTTAGGTGTGTCTGTCATTAATAGTGTATTGAATGGAGAGCAGGCCTAGAAGTCTTAAGCATTAAACTACAAGTTTTAAAGCTTCAGTGTCCCACTGTAGTGTTTACTTTTACACTGATATAATTTTTTATTGAATGTAGATTACTATACTTATGCCTTTTGTGCACCCACTTTACAAGCTGCTTGCCATTACGTTCCAAGCAAATGTGGTGTGGAACAGCACAGGATATAAAAATCATATAATCATATCCCCTTTCACctctaaaatgtttgttttttattaccaCCAGATCCAAGTAAAATGATATGCCAAGGCTTGAAATTTttgattgtgtaaaaaaaaaaacgctgtttAGTTCTTGATAATATTATCCCTACGTTCCACAAGAAgaacaaaggggaaaaaaaacaaaccacctTATCTTAATACCCCTCCCCATCGTAAATTATATGGTCCATAATCTCAAGTAATTTCCCAAGTGACGATTATTAttgcttaattgtttttttaggGTGCCGGCCCAGCTCCCAATGGGAAAAAATCACTATTATGCTGATAGTATGGGCattttaaaagtctgtaaaataaaGGCTTGTTAAATGCAATTCCGCACTTATGGAACAAgatgtgtgtattttgtaaacaGAAAACTTGCTAAAGGTTTTTCAAGTACTAGTTTATTTCAAGTTAAGAGTTGGTCATTTATATAACACTGTTGGCCCTTTTTTTAAACAAGGGCAATACAAATTCTATTGTAGTTCTTGTTTTTATTGCAGTTTCTTAGCTGTGAACTGTTAAAATAGTTTATTCCTCTTAATAATTAATAAAGAAGCCTCATTTTGTTTCACTGTGCTTAAAGCAGTAGAAAAGCGGGTAAGGGTTTTTTGTTGCAAAATCAGATTGCTCAGGCACTGTAGCTCCCTGGGCCCCAACCCACAATAAAGTTTATGTTTGAGTGAGTCACACTGCTTCAGTCTGGAAACTATGATACATTCCTCAAACAAAGCCAACTAACCGTTTAACTCCTAACTGTGCTATCGCAACTGCAAGCTTCGTACTATAGAAAAATAGACTTGGTTTGTATAACTTGACTTCTCCTTTTCTTGTAGCGAGTGCTCCTCTTTTTGGAATCACCATTCAGCCATTCCATGGCTAAACAGCCCCGCCTTTAAAGCAGCTCTGGGCTGTTTTTTTAGTTTGGCACTAATGGGGAAAAATCTGCAGTTGATGAAGCAAGAGCAG
The DNA window shown above is from Acipenser ruthenus chromosome 24, fAciRut3.2 maternal haplotype, whole genome shotgun sequence and carries:
- the LOC117429679 gene encoding little elongation complex subunit 2-like isoform X1, producing MALTWDTAPKNGSTVFFSRDMYEKYSLAPSLKDLWLMAHSPTLKSEETPAQLNVKNTNVKPECPPSLEQDEKSTADPIPMPRVPFPCLSRLTEREQKAYLRLMTINCKYKKCYELRHHQDLQTAVNEEVVEFQKFLQNAAKFCASDYEIISEDAARYTEEYLRACIKKVMVYPAVYLMYEMTCITGGKFNPELTLKLEKPLLTLGEVRMTKAKFSEGQVQLITDYSVVASLAPPEKAACNVHADISCDSNAEKLSLKYNPQVSITSEALFTLLNNHGPDYKDSWEIPVCIKTVPGEGTSIKKLAFIDSPLPKKEMTTREKNHIFHKETFNFLMNKISFMPVSGLMLDKQAEENVAPWKESGPRATISFDNVDVDFETDFTDLETFGTTSSSLLCKKPKSQSSQIKAALSTEFKRLKSLPSQPGSTSKVTSNDAISEDHKVTGKVFNQKKLTSGDVSGSDSEDVSQLEDSSMNEVEEENAIKTSSDENVSDTGPEMVSTCSGLMSAREENQEAEGSLSSIDSDEERLIIDDGCSSVKNDKNSSKSPSKMETSVSDPIPDTPRSPSPEPNHQSSQEITSPNTRGGKRRAKRHMVKKLNTCDQLGEILEMQRKLLKPRTKTSQQQASAKATPGNLSATARQCHPEPIVKPFSQGGAADPPAGSFQPVWQQKVLLPDDLLLSEDKEGDYETPHEGNLVYKLFSLADVLLMVRSSVHKALNRYRRNSARKFIPVCVLPKVEYQVCYGVEALTKSEICHMWTQRLLHSNTVFFVGHIDAFTSKLFMLEEFTPDRIADKFVDFKPVNSLNILHHLLQKVIGLQEGKYLLSHKAGDPLVTIFKDCDGKTATRTTYNLHRAHSSLPQAPSPLSVPWVPLDPTLTLPYHLKHGIVPCTFPPRATANMQGQEAGVARGNMYTSCEGKAVAMETKSSQLPAQLGGNKGGAGKKKKNKGKRIKQYVKWKKQRRQQNN
- the LOC117429679 gene encoding little elongation complex subunit 2-like isoform X2, yielding MALTWDTAPKNGSTVFFSRDMYEKYSLAPSLKDLWLMAHSPTLKSEETPAQLNVKNTNVKPECPPSLEQDEKSTADPIPMPRVPFPCLSRLTEREQKAYLRLMTINCKYKKCYELRHHQDLQTAVNEEVVEFQKFLQNAAKFCASDYEIISEDAARYTEEYLRACIKKVMVYPAVYLMYEMTCITGGKFNPELTLKLEKPLLTLGEVRMTKAKFSEGQVQLITDYSVVASLAPPEKAACNVHADISCDSNAEKLSLKYNPQVSITSEALFTLLNNHGPDYKDSWEIPVCIKTVPGEGTSIKKLAFIDSPLPKKEMTTREKNHIFHKETFNFLMNKISFMPVSGLMLDKQAEENVAPWKESGPRATISFDNVDVDFETDFTDLETFGTTSSSLLCKKPKSQSSQIKAALSTEFKRLKSLPSQPGSTSKVTSNDAISEDHKVTGKVFNQKKLTSGDVSGSDSEDVSQLEDSSMNEVEEENAIKTSSDENVSDTGPEMVSTCSGLMSAREENQEAEGSLSSIDSDEERLIIDDGCSSVKNDKNSSKSPSKMETSVSDPIPDTPRSPSPEPNHQSSQEITSPNTRGGKRRAKRHMVKKLNTCDQLGEILEMQRKLLKPRTKTSQQQASAKATPGNLSATARQCHPEPIVKPFSQGGAADPPAGSFQPVWQQKVLLPDDLLLSEDKEGDYETPHEGNLVYKLFSLADVLLMVRSSVHKALNRYRRNSARKFIPVCVLPKVEYQVCYGVEALTKSEICHMWTQRLLHSNTVFFVGHIDAFTSKLFMLEEFTPDRIADKFVDFKPVNSLNILHHLLQKVIGKESTC